In Rosa chinensis cultivar Old Blush chromosome 1, RchiOBHm-V2, whole genome shotgun sequence, a genomic segment contains:
- the LOC112182757 gene encoding uncharacterized protein LOC112182757 isoform X5 yields the protein MLLNCLDLASMVFANRDKDNILAGMIMSIPFQKFGVETYNVEKGFTLGLHFFSESLCIKPTSPAAFQQEKPPSKSPSTVTQYQAYPSQSTSPKTGLATYDLSELQIEGDANCQFRAIAYQFFAIQTTISMLESRN from the exons ATGCTGTTAAATTGCCTGGATTTGGCATCAATGGTGTTTGCAAACAGAGATAAAGACAATATTTTAGCAGG GATGATAATGAGTATTCCCTTTCAAAAATTTGGAGTAGAGACATACAATGTTGAAAAGGGATTCACTCTCGGATTACATTTTTTCTCTGAATCCCTGTGTATAAAACCAACATCTCCAGCTGCTTTCCAACAAGAGAAGCCTCCATCAAAGTCACCATCTACTGTTACACAATATCAGGCTTATCCATCACAATCAACATCACCGAAGACTGG GTTGGCTACCTATGATCTATCTGAGCTGCAAATTGAGGGTGATGCAAATTGCCAG TTTCGAGCAATAGCTTATCAGTTTTTCGCAATCCAGACTACCATAAGCATGTTAGAAAGCAG AAATTAG
- the LOC112182757 gene encoding uncharacterized protein LOC112182757 isoform X4 yields MLLNCLDLASMVFANRDKDNILAGMIMSIPFQKFGVETYNVEKGFTLGLHFFSESLCIKPTSPAAFQQEKPPSKSPSTVTQYQAYPSQSTSPKTGLATYDLSELQIEGDANCQFRAIAYQFFAIQTTISMLESRYD; encoded by the exons ATGCTGTTAAATTGCCTGGATTTGGCATCAATGGTGTTTGCAAACAGAGATAAAGACAATATTTTAGCAGG GATGATAATGAGTATTCCCTTTCAAAAATTTGGAGTAGAGACATACAATGTTGAAAAGGGATTCACTCTCGGATTACATTTTTTCTCTGAATCCCTGTGTATAAAACCAACATCTCCAGCTGCTTTCCAACAAGAGAAGCCTCCATCAAAGTCACCATCTACTGTTACACAATATCAGGCTTATCCATCACAATCAACATCACCGAAGACTGG GTTGGCTACCTATGATCTATCTGAGCTGCAAATTGAGGGTGATGCAAATTGCCAG TTTCGAGCAATAGCTTATCAGTTTTTCGCAATCCAGACTACCATAAGCATGTTAGAAAGCAGGTATGACTGA
- the LOC112182757 gene encoding uncharacterized protein LOC112182757 isoform X1 → MLLNCLDLASMVFANRDKDNILAGMIMSIPFQKFGVETYNVEKGFTLGLHFFSESLCIKPTSPAAFQQEKPPSKSPSTVTQYQAYPSQSTSPKTGLATYDLSELQIEGDANCQKLVIKTRSIEFMPFYLSPATFLISLSFFAYGLFREDPFIYVSIVFPADKNQFSILKCKFQRLNYRLS, encoded by the exons ATGCTGTTAAATTGCCTGGATTTGGCATCAATGGTGTTTGCAAACAGAGATAAAGACAATATTTTAGCAGG GATGATAATGAGTATTCCCTTTCAAAAATTTGGAGTAGAGACATACAATGTTGAAAAGGGATTCACTCTCGGATTACATTTTTTCTCTGAATCCCTGTGTATAAAACCAACATCTCCAGCTGCTTTCCAACAAGAGAAGCCTCCATCAAAGTCACCATCTACTGTTACACAATATCAGGCTTATCCATCACAATCAACATCACCGAAGACTGG GTTGGCTACCTATGATCTATCTGAGCTGCAAATTGAGGGTGATGCAAATTGCCAG AAATTAGTGATCAAGACAAGGAGCATCGAGTTCATGCCATTCTATCTTTCTCCTGCAACCTTCTTGATCAGTCTCTCTTTCTTTGCATACGGACTTTTCAGAGAAGATCCATTCATATATGTAAGTATTGTGTTTCCTGCTGACAAAAACCAATTTTCAATTCTAAAGTGCAAATTTCAGCGGTTAAATTATCGCCTTAGCTAG
- the LOC112182757 gene encoding uncharacterized protein LOC112182757 isoform X3 — protein MIMSIPFQKFGVETYNVEKGFTLGLHFFSESLCIKPTSPAAFQQEKPPSKSPSTVTQYQAYPSQSTSPKTGLATYDLSELQIEGDANCQKLVIKTRSIEFMPFYLSPATFLISLSFFAYGLFREDPFIYVSIVFPADKNQFSILKCKFQRLNYRLS, from the exons ATGATAATGAGTATTCCCTTTCAAAAATTTGGAGTAGAGACATACAATGTTGAAAAGGGATTCACTCTCGGATTACATTTTTTCTCTGAATCCCTGTGTATAAAACCAACATCTCCAGCTGCTTTCCAACAAGAGAAGCCTCCATCAAAGTCACCATCTACTGTTACACAATATCAGGCTTATCCATCACAATCAACATCACCGAAGACTGG GTTGGCTACCTATGATCTATCTGAGCTGCAAATTGAGGGTGATGCAAATTGCCAG AAATTAGTGATCAAGACAAGGAGCATCGAGTTCATGCCATTCTATCTTTCTCCTGCAACCTTCTTGATCAGTCTCTCTTTCTTTGCATACGGACTTTTCAGAGAAGATCCATTCATATATGTAAGTATTGTGTTTCCTGCTGACAAAAACCAATTTTCAATTCTAAAGTGCAAATTTCAGCGGTTAAATTATCGCCTTAGCTAG
- the LOC112182757 gene encoding uncharacterized protein LOC112182757 isoform X2: protein MLLNCLDLASMVFANRDKDNILAGMIMSIPFQKFGVETYNVEKGFTLGLHFFSESLCIKPTSPAAFQQEKPPSKSPSTVTQYQAYPSQSTSPKTGLATYDLSELQIEGDANCQKLVIKTRSIEFMPFYLSPATFLISLSFFAYGLFREDPFIYLENIL, encoded by the exons ATGCTGTTAAATTGCCTGGATTTGGCATCAATGGTGTTTGCAAACAGAGATAAAGACAATATTTTAGCAGG GATGATAATGAGTATTCCCTTTCAAAAATTTGGAGTAGAGACATACAATGTTGAAAAGGGATTCACTCTCGGATTACATTTTTTCTCTGAATCCCTGTGTATAAAACCAACATCTCCAGCTGCTTTCCAACAAGAGAAGCCTCCATCAAAGTCACCATCTACTGTTACACAATATCAGGCTTATCCATCACAATCAACATCACCGAAGACTGG GTTGGCTACCTATGATCTATCTGAGCTGCAAATTGAGGGTGATGCAAATTGCCAG AAATTAGTGATCAAGACAAGGAGCATCGAGTTCATGCCATTCTATCTTTCTCCTGCAACCTTCTTGATCAGTCTCTCTTTCTTTGCATACGGACTTTTCAGAGAAGATCCATTCATATAT CTTGAGAACATATTGTGA
- the LOC121051864 gene encoding uncharacterized protein LOC121051864, giving the protein MGMRARLGLGIARDLKQHMNKTLSFTRNKSSCSATAAAAASEKKKEEEKSLYIYFKEETTSNKGVHDCKHRTRFPIRSVKLSYLLSPSSSTKTNIDDDPNISDEVLPDLRETRRFRTWVRSSPHMLFTAPAPAPRGGGPGFSLSYASQICSLRSKAKVLNKNFPVIKRMKKNEDELLFLEEELPADGKLYCLSANIFVEDSQVFQVLDTKSKKWLSLEAPPGTQPSRSLCFRSAVFGTKVLLWYENNVGVYCFDVTQPEKGWSSTPPSLGNCIPFLNCRSPFVLEHDSNNNFLMFTFDPVAHDHPVKVFLMSHPCDTLQPLNQPLQFPEVPDMPSNFWNVYPLHYEFVHLGGQKICLVLHKFFYILETHTIPGYQHMSLPQLEEISFRGRNKGNLILITFEYEINFESLDIEYRVLTTRHLEYTGKRDPKSEFSTFTTRSMLAGATVL; this is encoded by the coding sequence ATGGGAATGAGAGCGAGGTTAGGATTAGGAATTGCTAGGGATCTGAAGCAGCACATGAACAAGACATTATCATTTACCAGAAACAAATCTAGTTGTTcagcaacagcagcagcagcagcatcggagaagaagaaagaggaggaaAAGTCGCTCTACATATATTTCAAGGAGGAGACAACTAGTAACAAGGGTGTTCATGACTGTAAACATCGCACGAGATTCCCTATCCGCTCCGTCAAACTGAGCTACTTGTTATCACCATCGTCATCGACCAAGACCAATATTGATGATGATCCCAACATCAGTGATGAAGTCTTGCCTGACTTGAGGGAAACTCGCCGTTTCAGAACCTGGGTTCGGTCCTCTCCCCACATGCTTTTCACTGCCCCTGCCCCTGCCCCAAGAGGAGGAGGCCCCGGATTTTCACTATCCTATGCTTCCCAGATTTGTTCGTTACGGAGCAAGGCCAAGGTACTCAACAAAAATTTCCCGGTGATTAAGCGtatgaagaaaaatgaagatgagTTGCTATTTCTCGAGGAGGAGCTGCCGGCGGACGGCAAACTCTATTGTCTCTCCGCCAATATCTTTGTTGAAGACAGTCAAGTTTTCCAGGTTTTGGATACCAAGTCGAAGAAATGGTTATCTCTAGAGGCGCCTCCAGGTACCCAACCCAGCCGCAGCCTCTGCTTCAGGTCTGCAGTTTTCGGCACCAAAGTCTTACTCTGGTACGAAAATAATGTTGGAGTTTATTGTTTTGATGTCACCCAACCGGAGAAAGGATGGTCATCGACCCCACCATCGTTGGGAAACTGCATTCCCTTTCTCAATTGCAGATCCCCTTTTGTTCTTGAGCATGATAGTAATAACAATTTTCTTATGTTCACCTTTGATCCCGTAGCACATGATCACCCTGTAAAAGTCTTCCTCATGTCTCATCCATGTGATACATTGCAACCCCTGAACCAACCTCTGCAATTTCCAGAGGTCCCAGATATGCCTTCTAACTTTTGGAATGTATATCCCCTTCACTATGAATTTGTCCATCTAGGAGGTCAAAAAATCTGCCTTGTTTTGCACAAATTCTTCTACATTTTGGAAACGCATACTATTCCTGGTTATCAACATATGTCTCTGCCTCAGTTGGAGGAGATTTCTTTTCGTGGCAGAAACAAGGGGAATCTTATTCTCATAACATTTGAATATGAAATTAACTTCGAATCTTTGGACATAGAGTACCGTGTGCTCACTACTCGCCACCTTGAATACACTGGGAAGCGGGATCCTAAGAGCGAATTTTCTACATTTACCACACGCTCAATGCTAGCTGGTGCTACTGTGCTCTAA